The Aeromicrobium sp. Leaf245 genome includes a region encoding these proteins:
- a CDS encoding NAD-dependent epimerase/dehydratase family protein, with translation MERWLVLGGTAWLGREIAREALARGHEVTCLARGESGGVVEGAQWVRADRDDADAYDDVEGPWDAVVDVARQPGHVRSALAALGADARRWTFVSTGNVYADPALPMHEDDPLRPPAVGDTVDPDQYGEGKVACEQAVRAHPGALVLRAGLIAGPGDPSDRFGYWPARLGSAGEDDVLVPDPPDGRCQVVDVRDAAAFAVDATGRSITGVLNLAGESLPLGDALVRIAAAVGHRGRLVPVHPARLEELGVQPWSGERSLPLWLPEEDGGMVRMDTSHAGHAGLRRRSLEETAVDTLADERARGIDRPRRAGLTRAEERELLALL, from the coding sequence ATGGAACGGTGGCTGGTCCTCGGCGGCACGGCGTGGCTCGGACGCGAGATCGCGCGTGAGGCGCTCGCGCGGGGCCACGAGGTGACCTGCCTGGCGCGTGGCGAGAGCGGCGGTGTGGTCGAGGGTGCGCAGTGGGTGCGGGCCGACCGCGACGACGCCGACGCGTACGACGACGTCGAGGGCCCGTGGGACGCGGTGGTCGACGTCGCCCGTCAGCCGGGCCACGTGCGGTCGGCGCTCGCCGCGCTCGGTGCCGACGCGCGGCGCTGGACCTTCGTCTCGACCGGCAACGTCTACGCCGATCCCGCCCTCCCGATGCACGAGGACGACCCGCTCCGCCCTCCCGCGGTCGGGGACACGGTCGACCCCGACCAGTACGGGGAGGGCAAGGTCGCGTGCGAGCAGGCGGTACGCGCCCACCCCGGAGCGCTGGTGCTGCGAGCCGGCCTGATCGCCGGACCGGGCGACCCGTCGGACCGCTTCGGCTACTGGCCCGCGCGCCTCGGCTCGGCCGGTGAGGACGACGTGCTCGTGCCCGACCCGCCCGACGGTCGGTGCCAGGTGGTCGACGTGCGCGACGCCGCCGCCTTCGCGGTCGACGCCACGGGGCGCTCGATCACGGGCGTGCTCAACCTGGCCGGGGAGTCGTTGCCGCTGGGCGACGCGCTCGTGCGGATCGCCGCTGCGGTGGGCCACCGGGGCCGGCTCGTGCCGGTGCACCCGGCGCGTCTCGAGGAGCTCGGCGTGCAGCCGTGGTCGGGTGAGCGGTCCCTGCCGCTGTGGCTCCCGGAGGAGGACGGCGGCATGGTCCGCATGGACACGAGCCACGCCGGGCACGCCGGTCTGCGTCGTCGTTCCCTCGAGGAGACCGCCGTCGACACCCTCGCCGACGAGCGGGCCCGCGGCATCGACCGGCCGCGGAGGGCCGGCCTCACCCGCGCCGAGGAGCGGGAGCTGCTCGCGCTCCTCTAG
- a CDS encoding YbaY family lipoprotein, with protein MSSLDVLSVTGTAAIREKIALPGGGVLSVKLVSPDGEVLAAVAVKATDGPTPFELSADPALVPDPDAVRLWAMLRTDVGVWGTPELVSVREELMLSRVDA; from the coding sequence ATGAGCTCCCTCGACGTCCTCTCCGTGACCGGAACCGCTGCGATCCGCGAGAAGATCGCCCTGCCCGGCGGTGGAGTCCTCTCGGTCAAGCTCGTCTCGCCCGACGGCGAGGTGCTGGCCGCCGTCGCCGTGAAGGCCACCGACGGACCGACCCCGTTCGAGCTCTCCGCCGACCCCGCGCTCGTGCCCGACCCCGACGCCGTGCGCCTGTGGGCCATGCTGCGCACCGACGTCGGCGTGTGGGGCACGCCCGAGCTGGTCTCCGTCCGCGAGGAGCTGATGTTGTCGCGGGTCGACGCCTGA
- a CDS encoding ABC transporter ATP-binding protein gives MPRGAQVTHLTKEEIAAADAPVLGRIASLLRPYRGQLVLVCVAVVAAAALTSVIPFLTRAVFDDALFPTDGSAADLGLLGKLVAFMCLIPVVTALISVGQNWLTATIGNSAMADLRSQLFAHLQTMELAFFTATKTGAIQSRLANDVAGVRTVLTDTATTILQNTVTVIAAVVSMVLLSWQLTVLTLILMPAFIAIQLRVGRRRQKLARRTQESLSEMTAITEESLSVSGILLSKVFGRGESETERYREANRVQARLQVAQAMTGRTFFATVQTFFAITPALIYLLAGLMITGGLPGGSEALTAGTLVAFTTLQARLQMPLLQLMRVTLDVQTSLALFRRIFEYLDLEPAVKEKPGAVALPAVRGDVELRDVWFRYPEPRSLTGGRGGDRFGESTVRISRPDGSTAPSVDDTWALRDVSLRIRPGQLAAIVGPSGSGKTTATYLVPRFYDVTRGAVLIDGHDVRDLTLDSVTGSVGMVTQEPYLFHGTIRDNLAYARPDATAAEIEQAARDANIHDRILSFAEGYETITGERGYRLSGGEKQRLAIARVLLADPRILILDEATSALDTETERLVQQALERARANRTTIAIAHRLSTIHDADVIFGIEDGVLVEQGTHDELLSAGGLYARLYVEQFQSGRGPQRPDDRRADVSV, from the coding sequence ATGCCGCGGGGCGCACAGGTCACCCACCTGACGAAGGAGGAGATCGCCGCGGCCGATGCACCCGTGCTCGGCCGCATCGCGTCGCTCCTGCGCCCCTACCGTGGTCAGCTCGTGCTCGTGTGCGTGGCGGTGGTCGCCGCCGCCGCACTCACGTCGGTGATCCCGTTCCTCACCCGGGCGGTCTTCGACGACGCCCTGTTCCCGACCGACGGCAGCGCGGCCGACCTCGGCCTGCTCGGCAAGCTCGTCGCGTTCATGTGCCTCATCCCGGTCGTGACCGCGCTCATCTCGGTGGGCCAGAACTGGCTGACCGCCACGATCGGGAACTCGGCCATGGCCGACCTGCGCAGCCAGCTGTTCGCGCACCTGCAGACGATGGAGCTGGCGTTCTTCACGGCCACGAAGACCGGCGCGATCCAGTCACGGCTGGCCAACGACGTCGCGGGCGTGCGCACGGTGCTCACCGACACCGCCACGACGATCCTGCAGAACACCGTCACCGTGATCGCGGCCGTCGTGTCGATGGTGCTGCTCTCGTGGCAGCTGACCGTCCTGACGCTGATCCTCATGCCGGCGTTCATCGCCATCCAGCTGCGCGTCGGCCGACGCCGCCAGAAGCTGGCGCGACGCACGCAGGAGTCGCTGTCGGAGATGACCGCGATCACCGAGGAGTCGCTGAGCGTCTCGGGCATCCTGCTGTCGAAGGTGTTCGGGCGCGGCGAGTCCGAGACCGAGCGGTACCGCGAGGCGAACCGGGTGCAGGCGCGCCTCCAGGTGGCGCAGGCGATGACCGGCCGCACGTTCTTCGCGACGGTCCAGACGTTCTTCGCCATCACGCCCGCGCTCATCTACCTGCTCGCCGGGCTGATGATCACCGGCGGGCTGCCGGGAGGGTCGGAGGCGCTGACGGCCGGCACGCTCGTCGCGTTCACCACGCTTCAGGCCCGGCTGCAGATGCCGCTGCTGCAGCTCATGCGCGTCACGCTCGACGTGCAGACCTCGCTCGCGCTGTTCCGTCGCATCTTCGAGTACCTCGACCTCGAGCCCGCCGTGAAGGAGAAGCCCGGCGCCGTGGCGCTGCCCGCGGTGCGCGGCGACGTCGAGCTCCGTGACGTCTGGTTCCGCTACCCGGAGCCGAGGTCCCTCACCGGTGGCCGCGGAGGTGACCGGTTCGGTGAGTCGACGGTGCGGATCTCCCGTCCCGACGGGTCGACGGCGCCGTCCGTCGACGACACGTGGGCTCTGCGCGACGTGTCGCTGCGGATCCGACCCGGCCAGCTCGCGGCCATCGTCGGGCCGTCGGGGTCGGGCAAGACCACTGCCACCTACCTGGTGCCGCGGTTCTACGACGTCACCCGCGGTGCCGTGCTGATCGACGGCCACGACGTGCGCGACCTGACCCTGGACTCGGTGACCGGCTCCGTCGGCATGGTCACGCAGGAGCCGTACCTGTTCCACGGCACGATCCGAGACAACCTCGCCTACGCCCGTCCCGACGCCACCGCCGCCGAGATCGAGCAGGCGGCCCGCGACGCGAACATCCACGACCGCATCCTCAGCTTCGCCGAGGGCTACGAGACGATCACCGGCGAGCGCGGCTACCGGCTGTCCGGCGGTGAGAAGCAGCGGCTCGCGATCGCCCGCGTGCTCCTCGCCGACCCCCGCATCCTCATCCTCGACGAGGCCACGTCGGCGCTCGACACCGAGACCGAGCGGCTCGTGCAGCAGGCCCTGGAGCGGGCCCGCGCCAACCGCACCACCATCGCCATCGCGCACCGGCTCTCCACCATCCACGACGCCGACGTCATCTTCGGCATCGAGGACGGCGTCCTCGTCGAGCAGGGCACCCACGACGAGCTGCTGAGCGCCGGCGGGCTGTACGCCCGGCTCTACGTCGAGCAGTTCCAGTCCGGCCGGGGTCCGCAGCGTCCCGACGACCGCCGGGCCGACGTCAGCGTGTGA
- a CDS encoding alpha/beta fold hydrolase, which produces MGSESASARVLRRSLTWRGRTVAWDRFGDGPPLVLLHGTPWSSALWRPIANALARDFTVHLWDMPGFGYSSKRPEDAVDLGTQGELFADLLMEWGLDRPHVVAHDIGGAVALRARLLHDVRYASLCLVDVVALSPWGSDFFTLVQQHADVLEQLPPAVHRGAVEAYVRGAASRSLRDDDLAMLVDPWTGDLGQPAFYRQIAQADERHTDEVEPRYGDIDEPVHVVWGSADAWIPVDRAHRLVELMPHAGLTVLDGAGHLVQLDAPEALAADLTRWLGSVTR; this is translated from the coding sequence GTGGGCTCTGAGTCTGCGTCGGCCCGCGTCCTCCGGCGGTCGCTGACCTGGCGCGGGCGCACCGTGGCGTGGGACCGGTTCGGCGACGGCCCGCCGCTCGTCCTGCTGCACGGGACCCCGTGGTCGTCGGCCCTGTGGCGCCCGATCGCGAACGCGCTGGCGCGCGACTTCACGGTCCACCTGTGGGACATGCCGGGTTTTGGTTACTCCTCGAAGCGGCCGGAGGACGCCGTCGACCTCGGCACCCAGGGTGAGCTGTTCGCCGACCTGCTCATGGAATGGGGTCTGGACCGACCTCACGTCGTGGCCCACGACATCGGTGGCGCCGTCGCCCTGCGCGCCCGTCTCCTGCACGACGTCCGCTACGCGTCGTTGTGCCTCGTCGACGTGGTCGCCCTCTCGCCGTGGGGGTCGGACTTCTTCACGCTCGTGCAGCAGCACGCGGACGTCCTCGAGCAGCTTCCTCCCGCGGTCCACCGAGGGGCGGTGGAGGCCTACGTCCGCGGCGCCGCGTCGCGGTCACTGCGCGACGACGACCTCGCCATGCTCGTCGACCCCTGGACCGGCGACCTCGGACAGCCGGCGTTCTACCGCCAGATCGCCCAGGCCGACGAGCGGCACACCGACGAGGTCGAGCCGCGCTACGGCGACATCGACGAACCGGTGCACGTGGTCTGGGGGTCGGCCGACGCCTGGATCCCCGTGGACCGTGCTCACCGGCTCGTGGAGCTCATGCCTCACGCCGGCCTCACCGTGCTGGACGGGGCGGGTCACCTGGTCCAGCTCGACGCACCGGAGGCGCTCGCCGCCGACCTGACCCGCTGGCTGGGGTCGGTCACACGCTGA
- a CDS encoding NAD-dependent succinate-semialdehyde dehydrogenase — protein sequence MTSSALPDVPTQLFIGGSWRDASGGSTFAVENPADGSTLVQVADATVDDGKAAIDAAVAAQAGWAKVPPRDRGEILRSAFETVTARADELATIMTLEMGKPLSESKAEITYGAEFLRWFSEEAVRISGRYSVAPNGATRLLTLKQPVGPCLMITPWNFPLAMGTRKIAPAIAAGCTMVVKPAGLTPLTMLWLAKVLEESGVPEGVLNVVTTKSTGEVMEPIIRDPRLRKLTFTGSTEVGRSLVEQSAEGLLRVSMELGGNAPFLVFGDADVDAAVEGAMLAKMRNIGEACTAANRFIVHADVAEEFSTKLADKMAALKVGDGLEDDVKVGPLVEEKQRDKVAELVDDAVEKGATVLTGGQVPDGQGWFYPPTVLTDVPLSAKVTTEEIFGPVAPIFTFTDEDEALRLANDTEYGLVAYAFTTDYARAVRVYEGLETGMVGINQGIVSNPAAPFGGVKASGFGREGGAEGIEEYLETKYVGLGGL from the coding sequence ATGACCTCCTCAGCCCTCCCCGACGTCCCCACCCAGCTGTTCATCGGCGGTTCCTGGCGCGACGCGAGCGGCGGCTCGACGTTCGCGGTGGAGAACCCCGCCGACGGCTCCACGCTCGTGCAGGTCGCGGACGCCACGGTCGACGACGGCAAGGCCGCGATCGACGCCGCCGTGGCCGCGCAGGCGGGCTGGGCGAAGGTGCCGCCGCGCGACCGCGGCGAGATCCTGCGCTCCGCCTTCGAGACGGTCACGGCTCGCGCCGACGAGCTGGCCACGATCATGACCCTCGAGATGGGCAAGCCGCTCAGCGAGAGCAAGGCCGAGATCACGTACGGCGCGGAGTTCCTGCGCTGGTTCTCCGAGGAGGCGGTGCGCATCTCGGGCCGCTACTCGGTGGCACCCAACGGCGCCACGCGTCTGCTCACGCTGAAGCAGCCGGTGGGCCCGTGCCTGATGATCACGCCCTGGAACTTCCCGCTCGCGATGGGCACCCGCAAGATCGCGCCGGCCATCGCCGCCGGCTGCACGATGGTGGTCAAGCCCGCGGGCCTCACGCCGCTCACCATGCTGTGGCTCGCCAAGGTGCTCGAGGAGTCGGGCGTGCCCGAGGGCGTGCTCAACGTCGTCACCACGAAGAGCACCGGCGAGGTGATGGAGCCGATCATCCGCGACCCGCGTCTGCGCAAGCTCACGTTCACCGGCTCCACCGAGGTCGGCCGGTCGCTGGTCGAGCAGAGCGCCGAGGGCCTGCTCCGCGTCTCGATGGAGCTCGGCGGCAACGCCCCGTTCCTGGTGTTCGGCGACGCCGACGTCGACGCGGCCGTCGAGGGCGCGATGCTCGCCAAGATGCGCAACATCGGCGAGGCGTGCACCGCCGCCAACCGGTTCATCGTCCACGCCGACGTCGCCGAGGAGTTCTCCACCAAGCTCGCGGACAAGATGGCCGCGCTCAAGGTCGGCGACGGCCTCGAGGACGACGTCAAGGTCGGCCCCCTCGTCGAGGAGAAGCAGCGCGACAAGGTGGCCGAGCTCGTCGACGACGCCGTGGAGAAGGGCGCCACCGTGCTCACCGGAGGCCAGGTGCCCGACGGTCAGGGGTGGTTCTACCCGCCGACGGTCCTCACCGACGTCCCGCTCTCGGCGAAGGTCACCACCGAGGAGATCTTCGGCCCGGTCGCCCCGATCTTCACCTTCACCGACGAGGACGAGGCGCTGCGCCTGGCGAACGACACCGAGTACGGGCTCGTCGCCTACGCCTTCACCACCGACTACGCCCGCGCGGTCCGCGTGTACGAGGGCCTGGAGACCGGCATGGTCGGCATCAACCAGGGCATCGTCTCCAACCCCGCCGCCCCGTTCGGCGGCGTGAAGGCCTCCGGCTTCGGCCGCGAGGGCGGCGCCGAGGGCATCGAGGAGTACCTCGAGACGAAGTACGTGGGGCTCGGTGGGCTCTGA
- a CDS encoding ABC transporter substrate-binding protein: MGDVVAVSRIASLLPSATEIVYALGLGDRLAAVTFECDEPARARLDHRVVVTGADTSGWTPGEIDAYVRERRAAGVDLYTLDEGALADVEPDLVLTQDLCRVCALPTDRVDEALAHLGCSADVLTLDPHTLEDVLASVERVAAAAGVPGRGRDVVAGLRERLAAVAAAAQGRPRPRVAVVEWVDPLFTGGHWIPDQVAAAGGEPVGMHPGTPSGPSAWDGLRAERPDVVLVAPCGYGLDGAAEQAAVVVRELPDAQVWAIDGNAVVVRPGPRLVDGVEAMASVLHPDVVEPSLHVRRVS; the protein is encoded by the coding sequence GTGGGCGACGTCGTGGCCGTCTCGCGGATCGCGTCGCTGCTGCCGTCGGCCACCGAGATCGTCTACGCCCTCGGCCTCGGCGACCGGCTCGCGGCCGTGACCTTCGAGTGCGACGAGCCGGCCCGGGCGCGGCTGGACCACCGGGTGGTGGTGACCGGCGCCGACACGAGCGGCTGGACGCCCGGTGAGATCGACGCGTACGTCCGGGAACGTCGAGCCGCCGGTGTGGACCTGTACACCCTCGACGAGGGAGCACTGGCCGACGTCGAGCCCGACCTGGTGCTCACCCAGGACCTGTGTCGCGTGTGCGCGCTGCCGACCGACCGGGTCGACGAGGCGCTGGCGCACCTGGGCTGCAGCGCCGACGTGCTGACGCTCGACCCGCACACCCTCGAGGACGTGCTGGCCTCGGTGGAGCGGGTCGCCGCCGCGGCGGGTGTGCCCGGTCGCGGGCGCGACGTCGTGGCCGGACTGCGTGAGCGGCTCGCTGCGGTCGCCGCCGCGGCGCAGGGCCGGCCACGGCCGAGGGTGGCCGTGGTCGAGTGGGTGGACCCGCTGTTCACGGGTGGCCACTGGATCCCCGACCAGGTGGCGGCTGCCGGCGGCGAGCCGGTGGGCATGCACCCGGGGACCCCGTCCGGCCCGTCGGCGTGGGACGGCCTGCGGGCGGAGCGGCCCGACGTCGTCCTCGTGGCGCCGTGCGGCTACGGGCTCGACGGCGCGGCCGAGCAGGCCGCGGTGGTGGTGCGGGAGCTGCCCGACGCCCAGGTGTGGGCGATCGACGGCAACGCCGTGGTGGTGCGACCGGGTCCTCGGCTGGTCGACGGCGTCGAGGCGATGGCCTCGGTGCTTCACCCGGACGTCGTCGAGCCCTCGCTGCACGTGCGGCGGGTGTCGTAG
- a CDS encoding DedA family protein produces MISALSTALVQSATSTGPDSGLAGWTVDLMDRLGLVGAAIAVGADNLFPPIPSEIILPLAGFAAAQGTFSLAGALFATTAGSVIGAAILYWLGRGYGRDRTVWVFEKVPLLKVSDLERTEAWFARHGTKAIFFGRMVPIFRSLISLPAGVEKMPFALFLLLTTAGSLIWNSIFVIAGYRLGENWEQVEPYADTFQKVVILGVLLVIAVFVVVRVRQLPRFHRER; encoded by the coding sequence GTGATCAGCGCCCTGTCGACCGCACTCGTGCAGTCCGCCACCTCCACGGGTCCCGACAGCGGCCTCGCCGGCTGGACCGTCGACCTGATGGACCGGCTCGGGCTGGTGGGTGCGGCCATCGCCGTGGGGGCCGACAACCTGTTCCCACCGATCCCGAGCGAGATCATCCTGCCCCTGGCCGGCTTCGCCGCCGCGCAGGGCACGTTCTCCCTGGCCGGTGCGTTGTTCGCGACGACGGCAGGGTCGGTCATCGGTGCCGCGATCCTCTACTGGTTGGGTCGCGGCTACGGACGCGACCGCACCGTGTGGGTGTTCGAGAAGGTCCCGCTGCTCAAGGTCAGCGACCTCGAGCGCACCGAGGCCTGGTTCGCGAGGCACGGGACGAAGGCGATCTTCTTCGGCCGGATGGTGCCGATCTTCCGCAGCCTGATCTCGTTGCCGGCGGGCGTGGAGAAGATGCCGTTCGCGCTGTTCCTCCTTCTCACGACGGCCGGCAGCCTGATCTGGAACAGCATCTTCGTCATCGCCGGCTACCGGCTGGGCGAGAACTGGGAGCAGGTGGAGCCCTACGCCGACACGTTCCAGAAGGTCGTCATCCTCGGCGTGCTGCTCGTCATCGCGGTCTTCGTCGTGGTGCGGGTCCGTCAGCTGCCGCGCTTCCACCGGGAGCGCTGA